A section of the Pseudomonas sp. FP453 genome encodes:
- a CDS encoding nitrite reductase has product MKRLWLLPLLWASAAHGTPDEDYQQYCESCHGLNRIGASGPALLPESLGRIKPHEVREVIAQGRAASQMAAFAPQLSAARIDALADFLQQPPVTPVSWAAQDIRNSHRLLADLRQLPTTPQHHADPLNLFVVVESGDHHIDILDGDRFTVLDRFASHFAVHGGPKFSPDGRFVYFASRDGWISLYDLHNLTLIAEIRAGLNTRNLAVSKDGRWVLVGNYLPGNLVVLDARDLSLVKTLPTGSRVSAVYTAPPRNSFVVALKDVNEVWELSYAAQTPSFEPRRIAARDVLDDFSFTPDYRQLLATSRKAGGGQVIDLDSGAVVTDIPLAGMPHLGSGTYWRRNGQWVFATPNISQGQISVLDPSTWKLIKQIPTLGPGFFMRSHVNSRYVWSDVFFGPDNDAIHLIDKQTLEIAHTLRPVPGKTAAHVEFTRDGRYVLLSIWASDGALIVYDSQTLEEIKRLPMNKPSGKYNVGNKIEFAEGTSH; this is encoded by the coding sequence ATGAAACGCCTGTGGCTGCTGCCGTTGCTGTGGGCCAGCGCCGCCCATGGCACACCGGACGAGGACTACCAGCAGTATTGCGAGAGTTGCCATGGCCTCAATCGCATCGGCGCCAGCGGCCCGGCACTGCTGCCGGAAAGCCTCGGGCGGATCAAGCCACACGAGGTGCGAGAGGTCATCGCCCAAGGCCGCGCGGCCAGCCAGATGGCCGCCTTTGCGCCGCAACTGAGTGCGGCACGGATCGACGCCCTGGCGGACTTTCTGCAACAACCGCCGGTCACGCCAGTCAGTTGGGCGGCGCAAGACATCCGCAACAGCCACCGCCTGCTGGCCGACCTGCGCCAGTTACCGACAACCCCGCAACACCACGCCGACCCGCTCAACCTGTTTGTGGTGGTGGAGTCCGGCGACCATCACATCGACATCCTCGACGGTGATCGCTTCACCGTGCTTGACCGTTTCGCCAGCCACTTTGCCGTGCACGGCGGGCCCAAGTTCTCGCCGGATGGACGCTTCGTGTACTTCGCCTCGCGGGATGGCTGGATCAGCCTGTACGACCTGCACAACCTCACCCTGATCGCCGAGATCCGCGCCGGGCTCAACACCCGCAACCTCGCGGTGAGCAAGGATGGGCGCTGGGTGCTGGTGGGCAACTACCTGCCGGGCAACCTGGTGGTGCTCGATGCGCGGGATTTGTCGCTGGTCAAGACACTGCCCACCGGCTCACGGGTCAGCGCCGTGTACACCGCACCGCCGCGCAACAGTTTTGTCGTGGCGCTCAAGGACGTGAACGAGGTGTGGGAGCTGTCCTATGCCGCCCAAACGCCCAGCTTCGAACCCCGACGCATCGCGGCCCGTGACGTGCTGGATGACTTCTCGTTCACCCCGGATTACCGCCAGTTGCTCGCCACGTCACGCAAGGCCGGTGGCGGCCAGGTGATCGACCTGGATTCCGGTGCCGTGGTCACGGATATCCCACTGGCGGGCATGCCGCACCTGGGCTCCGGCACCTATTGGCGGCGCAATGGCCAGTGGGTGTTCGCCACGCCGAATATCAGCCAGGGGCAAATCAGCGTGCTCGACCCCAGCACCTGGAAGTTGATCAAACAGATCCCCACCCTGGGCCCGGGGTTTTTCATGCGCAGCCATGTCAACTCGCGCTATGTGTGGAGCGATGTGTTCTTCGGCCCGGACAACGATGCCATCCACTTGATCGACAAACAGACCCTGGAAATCGCCCACACCCTGCGCCCGGTACCGGGCAAGACCGCCGCCCATGTGGAATTCACCCGCGATGGGCGCTACGTGCTGCTGAGCATCTGGGCCAGCGACGGCGCACTGATCGTGTACGACAGCCAGACGCTTGAAGAGATCAAGCGCCTGCCGATGAACAAGCCGTCGGGCAAGTACAACGTGGGCAACAAGATTGAGTTTGCCGAGGGTACGTCGCACTGA